From the genome of Triticum aestivum cultivar Chinese Spring chromosome 1A, IWGSC CS RefSeq v2.1, whole genome shotgun sequence:
ACACTTGGCATATGGAAAAAATGAGTGTCCCCAAGAACTTCATGAACAAACACTAGATCCTTATGAACTACAGCCAGCCATATGCCTCAACAATGTTCCAATGAGAAAAGTGCAGCTCCTCTATTTGAGAAAATTGTCAATGTGACAAGCAAAGCAGTGCTGGGAAAGATGTACCGATTTAATCAAGTAATAAGGGAGTATCTGGCAATAGAGTGGAAGGAACCATGATGGAGATATCACATGCCACATAGAGGATTATCTGCAACATATTTACATTAAGTTCATGATGttttagtcttcttcttcttcttgcacttCATCAGAAAAACTGATCAACTCAGGTTGAGATAGATGATCACACATGCTATGTGGTAACTTCGttatttttttaacatagtacaaatGCTCATACACTCATCTTTATGAGCATCTTCAAGAGATTGAGCCAAAACATCATTTAAGATTGACGGAGTCGCCACAAACGTCTTCATAGTCGAGGGTAACGTCCCATCCCACTAAAGCATATCGCCCGAAGACATTAAATAAATTCAGGAAAATGCGACCATCAATGCCAAATCTAGGATTCGAAGACTGATATGAGTTGGTTCCACCACATCAAAATCGTCCGATGTGTTTAAATTTACATCAAATTTGTTTACTTTCGTTAAATTTTATTTGGAATGTAACCGAACATTTGCAGCTAGTTTTGAATGACAGACTTCCACATCATTGACGGATACGGCGTCCGGTTTGGGAgttagcgttggagatgcccttaccatCTAAGCTATTCACGACTGATGTTTTAAGATGAACTAACTTTGTCGACTGTCGACCACCAATTTTTTTAACACTGTATAGACGCATAcgctcatacatacatacatactatatagaCTCACCTATATGAACACAGCATACACTATTTTTATGAACACCTCTAAAAGACTGAGccgacacatcatcttgagattgatgagGTCATCATAGACGCCTTAGTAGTCAacaggaacatctcctcccactgcaCATCGCCGAAGACATGAAATAAATCCAGAGAAATGCTTGCTATAGCTGGCCAATTGGCCCTTTTTTTGCGCCGGCCCGTGAGCACGCCGGCACGGCCCGCCTTGGGCCAGGCATGACACGGGCTAAATGGGCCGGGCCCGGCACGCGACACGccctgggccgtgcctgggcctagAGGCTGGGCACGCAAGCCGGCACGACACGGCCCGGTTacgttttttttacttttttatatATCTATATATGGCCCAACATGTAAAAATAGGCTAAAAAACACTCAGTGCGTCAAATAACAGGCTGAAAATATACGGCCCACCATGCTAAACGGGCCAACGTGCCGGCCCGTTTACTAACTGagccgtgcctgggcctggagcGCAGCATGTGGGCCGGCACGGCACCGCCCGTATAGTAATTGTGCCCTggcgggccggcccgtttggccaggtatgCATGTCGAGAAAACTGGGACCACTATTTAAACAGACATGTATGTATCTGACCGTCGATCGACCATCTTCTTctcgaaaaaaagaaaaagaaaaaactcttGGATCGACCAAACCCTAGAGAAAGAGGGGCTCCTcttccatggccggcggcgattcTTCTCCcgtggcggctgcggctgcggcgaggAAGTGAGAGTGGGACCAAGAAGAGTATCGGTGCGAGCCGGCGGAGTATTCCGTGGATCCGCGATACAGCGAGTACGACCCCAAGCAGGGTGTCACACCCCATCCTGGATCGGGATCGGAGATTAGGGAATTTCGTAGCAGGGGTTGCGAGAGACAAGAGTATATGCGAGGTATATGCTTGTGTTAGCTGTAAAGTTTGACAGAGTTGTTCATAGGAGAATAATGCCCGCTATTACAGAGTGGGGTGCTGGCTTATATAGCTCAGCCGGAACAGCGAAAAGAAACAGGAACGGCAAAGGGAAAAGCTACAACACGGAAGTCACTGTTACAGGCGAGCGAAGCGAGCCATTAGATTGCCCCCCCAAGGTGCATCCTAACCGCACATTAACTGAATATGGCTCTGCAGTGATCCGAAACTGACACAGGGCTGTTTCATATGCGTCCGCTACTTCTTCGACGGCAAACTCGACCTGGACAGGAGTGTACgttccaatccaatccaatccccCTTATTGATCCTTATTGTCTTCGTTATGCATGTctagttcatgatttttttttggtatttcagtTCAAAGTTCAAATACCAGTCAGTAACTTAGTATCACTTCATTCCCCAAAATCAATCCGAAGGTTGCCTCCACTTCCTACTAGATTTATTCGGAAGCAAAGGCTGCCGCTTCCAAATTCATTCGTCAATTAGGCTCTGTTTGGACGCTCACTACTTTTAATTACTATACACCCTCCGTTGcgaattataagatgttctaacctCTTTCTGaattggatgtatatagatgcgttttagtgtgtttgttcacacATTTTAGTCTGtgtgtagtccatattaaaatatcaAAATCATTTACTAGTTCGGGAAAGAGGTGATAGTATATTACTATGGAAAAGATGGGAGCACAGCCTGCCTGGTTTGGTTTTCAATGGATCTGTTCCAACCAATTTACACCTACATACATACTCTTCCTTTTACTCTCTTTGGTTGATTGAGATGAGCTTTCCTCTCGTTTGGCAGCACCTGCTGGTCCCATGCGGCATACTGGTAAAATCTTCAGAGAGGGGTTCCCGCTCGCAAACTCGGTCAATGTTGTCTCCATCAAATAGTTTCCTCCGACTATGGCTATCCACTCAGTGTTTATCGTACCATCATAGCCAGGGACAGTTTAGATAAAAAATGTGTCTATGTATTCCAGCGCGACAAGGACGATTGCCAGCTCATCAGCTCAAAGGTTTTACTGCCATTTGCCTCGTAGCTACAGACACATACAACATATCAATTTGTATTTTCTTGTACTGGTACTTCCTCATATCAGTCCTCTGATttacaaaataaaaaaaaactttGGCAAAttgacatgtactccctccgttcggaaatacttgacGTGATTTTAGTTCAAAGGTTGTAGATCATAAATACCTAACCTAGCTACTGTACATTGATACCAGCATTGAGGTGCCGACACCGAAGAGGATCTTTATtctttggctctttgttgtttgataAGCCTAGCTGGCTTGTTGATTACCTGAAACCCTGACAACAACCAATATCATCCATGTCTAATAGTACGTGTGCAGTCTCATCAGATCCTAACATATCACATTCTATCCTCTATTCTTGAACGACATCCTACCCAGTTTTTAAGGATTTAAATTTCAATTTTGGACATGGAAAGAAACTGATGCTATCATCACTCAAGTGAATCATCATCCTTTCACCTTCACCTTGAGAGAACCCTCTTCTTCATGGTTTTGTCCTTAAAATTCCAACCTAAAATTCCAACCTAAGGAGAAAGATGCATGATTTTTGTTGTCGCGGAGGGAATACAGGATGCATACCTGTTGCCGGTAAGGCACGGTTTAGCCAACTGACCATGGTTTGTACTAGAAGAGTGATGAAAGCCAAGGTTCAACACAGCACGCACAAAAGATTTGGTGTAAAAGTGTAATAAACTTCTCCCAAAGTTTGAGGATGATACAATCAGGGACCTGACAACAGCAGCGTACAAAAAACTCCCATGGATTACAGTAGCTCAGAATTCAACTCCTCGGGAATATAACATGCTGGACTTCATCACACGGTCATACACAGAGCAATGGTGCTGTATTACAGATTTAAGGCAGACAGACATGTAATCATGCAACGCTGTTGGCAGCAATACGCTAGTAGCTGACGATTCAATAGATGAATTGAATCTTGGTAGAATGGTAAAGCGGCAAAGGCCCAGGGATGGGGCTGACGCTAGACGGGCAATGCCGCAAAACAATGCTTCTTCTTCTATGTGTATGGTTCTGGCATTGGTTGCACAGATCAGGTGATACACCAGTATGatgcattcttcttcttctacagCTTGTCTTAAGATGAGTCTGTTGTCGGCCGAGATCTGCTTCCTGATAAATCTGCAGCCGCGACGTCGATCTAGTGTTGTATGAGTTGCATTGGCTGCACTTATGGCCAATTACGTGGAAGTCCACTTCTGAGACTTTGTTTTCAGTGGTTCTGTTCCATCCAGTTGACACCTACATACATACTCTTCTCTTTACTCTCTTTGATTGATTGAGATGAGTTTTCCTCTTGTTTGACAGCGCCTGCTGGTCCCATGCGACATGCTGGTAAAACCTTCAAAGAGGGGTTCCGGCTCAAAAACTCGGTCAATGTTGTCTCCATCAAGATTGTTTCCTCCGACTATGGCTACCCACTCAATGTCTACGGTACCATCATAGCCAGGGACAGTCTGGATTGAAAATGTGTCTATATATTCCGGCGCGAGTAGGATGATTGCCAGCTCATCGGCTCAAAGGTTTTACTGCCATTTGCCTCATAGCTACAGACACATACAACATATAAATGTGTATTTCTTGTACTGGTATTTCCTCATATTAGTCCTCTGATTTACAAAATAAAATAATTGGTGATTTCCTGACGGAAAAATTTCTGAATGTTGTATGTCAGTAATTCTGATTTAGGTTTTGTATGTTATACTTGAATAACGGCTCTGGTTTTGTATCTGTTCCATATGATGTTTGATTTTAATGATACTTGTCTTGTAGGGTATAGTGTTAGGAGCCAGGGGTTTATCACTTGCGTGGCTCAGTTTATGGTTCTACGGCAATCTGCACAATAAGAAAAGGAGCACAAAAAATACATCAGCACAGATGTAGCATAATTTTTCTGAGTGTAATTACCTTGTTTCATCATTCAAAACATAGCTAAAAATGAACCCCAAAGCAAGGGTAATTCAATCAATCCCAGAAACAAGCATCTTGAATTTATCTATTCAAATTGATCTTGCAGGATGATTCATTGATTTTGACTGGCCCCAAGAGAGGATTCATGGTATGCGATGATATATTCTTCGAAATCAATCTGAAGGTGAAGGATGTGCATGGGAGGACTGTTGATGATGATAGACTCAGTAAAGGCCTGATGGAGGTGGATGCTATCCGCAGGCTGGAATATAGTCCCAGATATGTGGTTGAAACGGAAACACTTGTCAGCATGCACAGCATATTGGATTTAAACTATACATTCGTAAGGAGGTCGGTGGAGGCCACTATTGAGATCAGGATCCTTGAGGGACCTGATGAATTCCATGGGAAGATTGTTGCTTCCACTACCAGTATTCCATGCGACATTGTGCTACATGATAGCAAAGTGAGTGGTGCCCTAACTGCAGGTGACAATGGAGTCATACAAACGGCGCGGCACGTAGTAGGAGTCTCTGTGGATGAGATTCTGGTgttgactgttgctgctgctgtcggTGATGATGAGTTATCTGTCGTCACTATTGAGTTTACTCCAAGTCGCAATGGTTACGATGATGGGAGTATCACCTGCGGGGACTACAAGATGCTTCTGAAGGTCACTTGGGCGATTATGTAACTCTTAGTAATTTAGTCGTGGCAGTCTGCCAGATTCTCTAGATCCTTTTTATGTAACGCAGCTTTAAATTCTTTGGATTCCTCCTCTTTGTATCCAACTTGGCTGCGCATTATTGTGCCAAGGAAGTGGTTCTGAATAGTATCTGATTCAAACCTATAGCAGAATTTACCCCTTTTAAAATTTATTAAATAGGTTTTTTCAGAATTTTCGGAACTTTCGAAAGCGTTTTTTGGTGGCACTAGCACACCCAATATGCCCCCCTGGAGCATCACTAACAAGCGCCCATCAATAGAACTGATGCACTGGATGAACCCAATTCCCAGTGATTGCAAAGCCTGATTAAGCATTTTTCATGCACTCCACATCAATTACAAGCAAATTCTGGTTGGGCAAATATTTGACAATGAATTTACCATATGTTTTCATCTATAGAGTTTGGATATCTCAGGAAAAATGTACAGTTCAACAAAATGCTTGGTTTGCTCAATGGACAAAGCAATATGCACTTCAGAGCAACAAGATTTGCTATCTTCAGGAGGTGTTTCAGGCTTTCAGCCAATAACATAACACAGATGGATCTCTTCAACATCTAGCATTGGGTCTCTAGTCTTTTATCCATCTCCGTTTCCTAGGATGCCCTTGCCTCGCCATATAAACCCGACCATAAACCTCGCCATATAAACCACGTCATTCTGGATGAGGTTTGCCGCTGTCGCGTCTGCCTCGTCGGCTATCCTTGTATGACAATCCCGGATCCAGTGACCCTGGTTGCTACAGTAGCGGCACTTGTTCCGGTCGCCACTGTCGCCGGTACCTCGCCTAGGCCCGCCCTGCTGGGATTGGCCTGGCTTGCCGTCGCGGTTGCCACCGCTGCTCTGGGCACGACCTTTGCCTCTGCCGTGAGCTCTGTTTCTCGTGGGGACGCCTCCCCCACTGCCAGAAGAGCCGTCGCGGCTGCACTGTTGAAAGCGCGCGTCCCACTGCTCCCTAGTGAGTAGCAGTTGGCCGTCAGTGCGTTCGTTGGCTTTCTCGCTGCGCTCCTCGACGACCTTGAGCCGGCCTACAAGCTCCTCGATTGTCATGGTGGAGAGGTCCACCAGGCTCTCGATGGACCAGGCCGGTCGCTTGTACTGCCCCGGGATGAGGCGGAGGAACTTGAGAAGCATCCTCTTGTCGTCGATGGGATCTCCGAGTGTTGCGAGCTCGTTGACAAGGCCCTGTGACCGCATGGCGAAGTCGTCCATTTGTTCACCGGCCTTGAACCGGATGTCCTCGTACTGGAGGCAGAAGGACCGAGCCTTCGGCTCCCGTACGTGCTCTATGCCAATGTGCATagccttgtgaaggaaatatgccgtagaggcaataataaagttgttatttatatttccttatatcatgataaatgtttattattcatgctagaattgtattaaccagaaacttagtacatgtgtgaatacatagacaaacaaagtgtcactagtatgcctctacttgactagctcgttgaatcaaagatggttaagtttcctaaccatagacatgagttgtcatttgattaacgagaccacatcattagagaatgacgtgattgacttgacccattccgttagcttagcatttgatcgtttagtatattgctattgctttcttcatgacttatacatgttcctatgactatgagattatgcaactcccgaatatcggaggaacactttgtgtgctaccaaacgtcataacgtaactgggtgattataaatgtgctctacaggtgtctccgatggtactttttgagttggcatagatcaacattaggatttgtcactccgattgtcgaagaggtatctctgggccctctcggtaatgcacatcactataagccttgcaagcaatgcaactaatgagttagttgtgggatgatgtattacagaacgagtaaagagacttgccggtaacgagattgaactaggtattgagataccgacgatcgaatctcgggaaagtaacataccgatgacaaagggaacaacgtatgttgttatgtggttttaccgataaagatcttcgtagaatatgtaggaaccaatatgagcatccaggttccgctattggttattgaccggagatgagcctcggtcatgtctacatagttctcgaacccgtagggtccgcacgcttaacgtttggtgatgatcggtattatgagtttatgtgttttgatgtaccgaaggtagtttggagtcccggatgtgatcacggacatgacgaggagtctcgaaatggtcaagacataaagattgatatattggacggctatattcggacaccggaaaggtttggggtgatctcggagaaaaccagagtgctggaggggttaccggaaccccccgggggctaatgggccttgttgggccctagtggagagaggggcgggccggccagggcaggccacgccccctccccttgagtccgaataggacaagaaaggggggcggcgccccctcccttgcctttcccctctcccactccttccttccccctcccagTGGGACTAGgaaaagggagtcctactcccactaggaggaggactcctcctcttggcgcaccctcctagggccggctgcctccccccttgctcctttatatacgggtgcaggggggcatGTAACACCCctgatgtaacttaccatatttgtaactccaactcttgcctttttcggctttaagttatgagattcccttcgtggttgggttttgtcttcgttttgcattttgttcatatcATGCATTTCATATAATGTCATAatgtgcatcttattttgcataagtgttcgtctgatgcatccgagcattttccccgttgtccgttttgcaatccgacactcctacgtgcatCGGCGAacccttcttgtctcttttcgtgagcgggtgttaaacgttcttggaatggaccgagatttgccaagtagccttggtacaccaccggtagaccgtctgtcaaatttcatgccattttgagtccgtttgatactccaacggttaaccgaggaaccgcaaaggcctcgtgtgtgttgcagcccaacacctctccaaaatggcccaataacccatccaaacctctcccatgtcctccgccgccgtatcacgatcgtgtgggcgaaaactagacctcatttggacactcctacctcctcctggctataaatatgtGCAACCCCTTCAaaattcgggtccaaaccctagatccaacccctccgcgccgccggacacgtccgccgacgCCCTCCTCCAATAGTCAGTCGCCACGTGTCCTCCCCCGCGCCCACATCATCGCTgccgcccggggcccagatccggcccgccccgggccgaaccgggCCTCGCCGCCCGTGAGCCCCGCCGCCGTACGCCACCGCTCCGGGCCGCTTCCTCCGCCActtgggagctcgccggagttcctcgGCCCCGACGTCCGCCGCCGTAGCCcacccgccggacctcgccgccctTCGGCTCCGACCTCGCCGCCGTCTCGCGGacctccgccgccgccctagcgCGCCGCCTCATCCACCGCCCGTCGCCGCGTAAAGCCCCGCCGCCCGCGACGCCGGCCATCGCGCGCGCCGCGTCCCCTCTGACCGGCACTGTCGCCGGCTCATCTGCCGCGTCGCTCACCGCCCCGGGTAGCACCGTCTCGTCGCCGACCGTGCCCTCTCCGGCCATCTTCTCCACCGGCTCCGGCGACATCTCTCCGACGAACCTCATTTTCCGTGCGAACCCTAGATCTATTTGATTGGGAGGTGATGATTCCACTAAGTCTTTTCCCCTGATGTATTTTTATGCCTCTATTCATTGCACCATAACTTCATGACCGTAGCTCCTTTCA
Proteins encoded in this window:
- the LOC123136889 gene encoding uncharacterized protein; the protein is LQDDSLILTGPKRGFMVCDDIFFEINLKVKDVHGRTVDDDRLSKGLMEVDAIRRLEYSPRYVVETETLVSMHSILDLNYTFVRRSVEATIEIRILEGPDEFHGKIVASTTSIPCDIVLHDSKVSGALTAGDNGVIQTARHVVGVSVDEILVLTVAAAVGDDELSVVTIEFTPSRNGYDDGSITCGDYKMLLKVTWAIM